A region from the Sebastes umbrosus isolate fSebUmb1 chromosome 18, fSebUmb1.pri, whole genome shotgun sequence genome encodes:
- the LOC119477274 gene encoding protein EFR3 homolog B isoform X3, protein MYGVCGCCGALRPRYKRLVDNIFPEDPEDGLVKANMEKLTFYALSAPEKLDRIGAYLSERLSRDVARHRYGYVCIAMEALDQLLMACHCQSINLFVESFLKMVRKLLESDKPSLQILGTNSFVKFANIEEDTPSYHRSYDFFVSRFSEMCHSSFEDPDIRTKIRMAGIKGLQGVVRKTVNDELQANIWDPQHMDKIVPSLLFNLQSGERTESRSPSPLQASEKEKESPVELTERCFRELLGRAAYGNIKNAVTPVLMHLDNHSLWEGKTFAVRCFKIIMYSIQSQHSHLVIQQLLGHLDANSKNSATVRAGIVEVLLEAAAIAASGSVGPTVLEVFNTLLRQLRLSVDYELTGSYDGSTNIGTKIIKAHEERQLQEAVIRTIGSFANTLPTYQRSEVMLFIMGKIPVPGMHPVLPSSGSGPEGTRMIQVMLLKSLVQVTVGFQTTNMLTALPSSFLEPLLSFSLTEDPEIRLLVLQILLSLIDRHDNTPKFSDISIISDISVLKLKVDKCSRQDNLFMKKHGQQLYRHIYLGCKEQSSGRQHYESLFALLGLLSVELANEEVVVDLIRLAIALQDLALSTDEAMPVYNRCAVHALAAAYLNLICQLTTVPAFCQHIHEVIEVRQKESPYLLPEDVFVDNPKLPSALEKVEGDVLFLQSKITEVLGGSGYNTDRLATPYVPQYTDEDRLSKRKSIGETISLQVEVESRNSPEKEERTPAEEITFETLKNAIVDSVGMEEQERERRRQVVEKFQKAPFEEIAAHCGARATLLQSKLNQIFEITIRPPPSPSGTISSGYGQSQSRSVPIYEMKFPDLCVY, encoded by the exons ATGTACG ggGTTTGTGGTTGTTGCGGGGCGCTCAGGCCTCGGTACAAGAGACTGGTAGACAACATCTTCCCAGAAGACCCAGAG GATGGTCTGGTGAAGGCCAACATGGAGAAGCTGACATTCTACGCCCTGTCGGCTCCAGAGAAGCTCGACCGTATCGGAGCCTACCTGTCTGAGAGATTGTCAAGGGATGTGGCCCGACACAGATACGG GTATGTGTGCATAGCCATGGAAGCCCTGGACCAGCTGCTGATGGCCTGCCACTGTCAGAGCATCAACCTGTTTGTGGAGAGTTTCCTCAAGATGGTGCGCAAGCTGCTAGAGTCCGACAAACCCAGCCTGCAGATCCTAGGAACCAACTCT TTTGTGAAGTTCGCCAACATAGAAGAGGATACACCATCTTACCACCGCAGTTATGACTTCTTTGTGTCGCGCTTCAGTGAGATGTGCCACTCCAGCTTCGAGGACCCTGACATACGTACCAA GATCCGCATGGCAGGTATCAAGGGCCTGCAGGGCGTGGTGAGGAAGACTGTGAATGATGAGCTGCAGGCCAACATCTGGGACCCTCAACACATGGACAAGATCGTCCCCTCGCTGCTTTTCAACCTGCAGAGTGGAGAGCGCACAGAGAG CCGCTCCCCCTCTCCGCTGCAGGCGtcggagaaggagaaggaaagcCCGGTGGAGCTGACGGAGCGTTGCTTCAGGGAGCTGCTGGGACGTGCCGCCTATGGCAACATCAAGAACGCCGTCACGCCCGTGCTGAT GCACTTAGATAACCACTCTCTATGGGAGGGGAAGACCTTCGCAGTGCGTTGCTTCAAAATCATCATGTACTCCATCCAG TCCCAGCACTCTCACTTGGTAATCCAGCAGCTTCTCGGTCATCTGGATGCTAACAGCAAGAATTCAGCCACAGTGCGAGCTGGAATTGTGGAAGTTTTGCTAGAGGCAGCCGCCATCGCAGCCAGCGGATCTGTAG GTCCCACAGTGTTGGAGGTGTTTAACACGCTGCTGCGGCAGCTCCGTCTGAGCGTGGACTACGAGTTGACCGGCTCCTATGACGGCAGCACCAACATCGGCACCAAGATCATCAAAGCTCATGAGGAGAGGCAGCTGCAGGAGGCTGTCATCAGGACCATCG GGTCATTCGCCAACACTCTACCGACAtaccagaggtcagaggtcatgctCTTCATCATGGGCAAGATCCCTGTCCCTGGAATGCACCCAGTTCTGCCCTCCTCAGGCTCGGG ACCTGAGGGTACCAGGATGATTCAGGTTATGTTACTCAAGTCCTTGGTCCAG GTGACGGTCGGTTTCCAGACCACCAACATGCTGACAGCGTTGCCCAGCTCTTTCCTGGAGCCGCTGCTGTCCTTCTCTCTAACGGAGGATCCTGAGATTCGGCTGCTGGTGCTCCAGATCCTTCTCAGTCTCATCGACAGGCACGACAACACGCCAAAGTTCTCCGACATAAG CATCATCTCAGACATCTCTGTGCTCAAGCTCAAAGTTGACAAGTGCTCCAGACAGGACAACTTATTCATGAAAAAG CACGGCCAGCAGCTGTACCGACACATCTACTTGGGCTGTAAGGAGCAGAGCAGCGGTCGGCAGCACTACGAGTCCCTCTTCGCTCTGTTGGGTCTTCTCAGCGTGGAGCTGGCTAACGAAGAGGTGGTGGTGGATCTCATTCGCCTGGCAATCGCTTTGCAG GACCTGGCTCTGTCCACCGACGAGGCTATGCCTGTTTATAACCGCTGTGCTGTTCATGCCCTCGCCGCCGCCTACCTCAACCTCATCTGCCAACTCACCACCGTCCCAGCCTTCTGTCAGCACATACACGAG GTAATTGAggtgagacagaaagaaagtcCATACCTTTTGCCTGAGGATGTCTTCGTTGATAATCCCAA GCTGCCTTCTGCACTGGAGAAGGTAGAAGGGGATGTTTTGTTCCTCCAGTCGAAGATCACCGAGGTCCTCGGGGGTAGTGGTTATAACACAGATAGACTGGCTACGCCTTATGTCCCCCAGTATACTG ATGAGGACCGTCTGTCCAAGAGGAAGAGCATCGGAGAGACCATCTCactgcaggtggaggtggagtcCCGAAACAGTCCAGAGAAAGAGGAG AGGACACCAGCAGAGGAGATCACATTTGAAACCCTGAAAAATGCCATCG TGGACAGTGTTGGtatggaggagcaggagagggagcgGAGGAGACAAGTGGTGGAGAAGTTTCAGAAGGCCCCCTTCGAGGAGATAGCTGCCCACTGTGGTGCCAGG GCCACACTGCTGCAGAGCAAACTAAATCAGATCTTTGAGATTACAATCAG ACCACCGCCCAGCCCATCTGGAACCATCTCGTCAGGTTACGGCCAGAGCCAGAGTCGATCTGTGCCCATCTACGAGATGAAGTTTCCTGACCTCTGTGTGTATTAG
- the LOC119477274 gene encoding protein EFR3 homolog B isoform X2 gives MTGVCGCCGALRPRYKRLVDNIFPEDPEDGLVKANMEKLTFYALSAPEKLDRIGAYLSERLSRDVARHRYGYVCIAMEALDQLLMACHCQSINLFVESFLKMVRKLLESDKPSLQILGTNSFVKFANIEEDTPSYHRSYDFFVSRFSEMCHSSFEDPDIRTKIRMAGIKGLQGVVRKTVNDELQANIWDPQHMDKIVPSLLFNLQSGERTESRSPSPLQASEKEKESPVELTERCFRELLGRAAYGNIKNAVTPVLMHLDNHSLWEGKTFAVRCFKIIMYSIQSQHSHLVIQQLLGHLDANSKNSATVRAGIVEVLLEAAAIAASGSVGPTVLEVFNTLLRQLRLSVDYELTGSYDGSTNIGTKIIKAHEERQLQEAVIRTIGSFANTLPTYQRSEVMLFIMGKIPVPGMHPVLPSSGSGPEGTRMIQVMLLKSLVQVTVGFQTTNMLTALPSSFLEPLLSFSLTEDPEIRLLVLQILLSLIDRHDNTPKFSDISIISDISVLKLKVDKCSRQDNLFMKKHGQQLYRHIYLGCKEQSSGRQHYESLFALLGLLSVELANEEVVVDLIRLAIALQDLALSTDEAMPVYNRCAVHALAAAYLNLICQLTTVPAFCQHIHEVIEVRQKESPYLLPEDVFVDNPKLPSALEKVEGDVLFLQSKITEVLGGSGYNTDRLATPYVPQYTDEDRLSKRKSIGETISLQVEVESRNSPEKEERTPAEEITFETLKNAIVDSVGMEEQERERRRQVVEKFQKAPFEEIAAHCGARATLLQSKLNQIFEITIRPPPSPSGTISSGYGQSQSRSVPIYEMKFPDLCVY, from the exons ggGTTTGTGGTTGTTGCGGGGCGCTCAGGCCTCGGTACAAGAGACTGGTAGACAACATCTTCCCAGAAGACCCAGAG GATGGTCTGGTGAAGGCCAACATGGAGAAGCTGACATTCTACGCCCTGTCGGCTCCAGAGAAGCTCGACCGTATCGGAGCCTACCTGTCTGAGAGATTGTCAAGGGATGTGGCCCGACACAGATACGG GTATGTGTGCATAGCCATGGAAGCCCTGGACCAGCTGCTGATGGCCTGCCACTGTCAGAGCATCAACCTGTTTGTGGAGAGTTTCCTCAAGATGGTGCGCAAGCTGCTAGAGTCCGACAAACCCAGCCTGCAGATCCTAGGAACCAACTCT TTTGTGAAGTTCGCCAACATAGAAGAGGATACACCATCTTACCACCGCAGTTATGACTTCTTTGTGTCGCGCTTCAGTGAGATGTGCCACTCCAGCTTCGAGGACCCTGACATACGTACCAA GATCCGCATGGCAGGTATCAAGGGCCTGCAGGGCGTGGTGAGGAAGACTGTGAATGATGAGCTGCAGGCCAACATCTGGGACCCTCAACACATGGACAAGATCGTCCCCTCGCTGCTTTTCAACCTGCAGAGTGGAGAGCGCACAGAGAG CCGCTCCCCCTCTCCGCTGCAGGCGtcggagaaggagaaggaaagcCCGGTGGAGCTGACGGAGCGTTGCTTCAGGGAGCTGCTGGGACGTGCCGCCTATGGCAACATCAAGAACGCCGTCACGCCCGTGCTGAT GCACTTAGATAACCACTCTCTATGGGAGGGGAAGACCTTCGCAGTGCGTTGCTTCAAAATCATCATGTACTCCATCCAG TCCCAGCACTCTCACTTGGTAATCCAGCAGCTTCTCGGTCATCTGGATGCTAACAGCAAGAATTCAGCCACAGTGCGAGCTGGAATTGTGGAAGTTTTGCTAGAGGCAGCCGCCATCGCAGCCAGCGGATCTGTAG GTCCCACAGTGTTGGAGGTGTTTAACACGCTGCTGCGGCAGCTCCGTCTGAGCGTGGACTACGAGTTGACCGGCTCCTATGACGGCAGCACCAACATCGGCACCAAGATCATCAAAGCTCATGAGGAGAGGCAGCTGCAGGAGGCTGTCATCAGGACCATCG GGTCATTCGCCAACACTCTACCGACAtaccagaggtcagaggtcatgctCTTCATCATGGGCAAGATCCCTGTCCCTGGAATGCACCCAGTTCTGCCCTCCTCAGGCTCGGG ACCTGAGGGTACCAGGATGATTCAGGTTATGTTACTCAAGTCCTTGGTCCAG GTGACGGTCGGTTTCCAGACCACCAACATGCTGACAGCGTTGCCCAGCTCTTTCCTGGAGCCGCTGCTGTCCTTCTCTCTAACGGAGGATCCTGAGATTCGGCTGCTGGTGCTCCAGATCCTTCTCAGTCTCATCGACAGGCACGACAACACGCCAAAGTTCTCCGACATAAG CATCATCTCAGACATCTCTGTGCTCAAGCTCAAAGTTGACAAGTGCTCCAGACAGGACAACTTATTCATGAAAAAG CACGGCCAGCAGCTGTACCGACACATCTACTTGGGCTGTAAGGAGCAGAGCAGCGGTCGGCAGCACTACGAGTCCCTCTTCGCTCTGTTGGGTCTTCTCAGCGTGGAGCTGGCTAACGAAGAGGTGGTGGTGGATCTCATTCGCCTGGCAATCGCTTTGCAG GACCTGGCTCTGTCCACCGACGAGGCTATGCCTGTTTATAACCGCTGTGCTGTTCATGCCCTCGCCGCCGCCTACCTCAACCTCATCTGCCAACTCACCACCGTCCCAGCCTTCTGTCAGCACATACACGAG GTAATTGAggtgagacagaaagaaagtcCATACCTTTTGCCTGAGGATGTCTTCGTTGATAATCCCAA GCTGCCTTCTGCACTGGAGAAGGTAGAAGGGGATGTTTTGTTCCTCCAGTCGAAGATCACCGAGGTCCTCGGGGGTAGTGGTTATAACACAGATAGACTGGCTACGCCTTATGTCCCCCAGTATACTG ATGAGGACCGTCTGTCCAAGAGGAAGAGCATCGGAGAGACCATCTCactgcaggtggaggtggagtcCCGAAACAGTCCAGAGAAAGAGGAG AGGACACCAGCAGAGGAGATCACATTTGAAACCCTGAAAAATGCCATCG TGGACAGTGTTGGtatggaggagcaggagagggagcgGAGGAGACAAGTGGTGGAGAAGTTTCAGAAGGCCCCCTTCGAGGAGATAGCTGCCCACTGTGGTGCCAGG GCCACACTGCTGCAGAGCAAACTAAATCAGATCTTTGAGATTACAATCAG ACCACCGCCCAGCCCATCTGGAACCATCTCGTCAGGTTACGGCCAGAGCCAGAGTCGATCTGTGCCCATCTACGAGATGAAGTTTCCTGACCTCTGTGTGTATTAG
- the LOC119477274 gene encoding protein EFR3 homolog B isoform X4 codes for MPLPAPDVPASQRLALDCRTLLDHRASKGVCGCCGALRPRYKRLVDNIFPEDPEDGLVKANMEKLTFYALSAPEKLDRIGAYLSERLSRDVARHRYGYVCIAMEALDQLLMACHCQSINLFVESFLKMVRKLLESDKPSLQILGTNSFVKFANIEEDTPSYHRSYDFFVSRFSEMCHSSFEDPDIRTKIRMAGIKGLQGVVRKTVNDELQANIWDPQHMDKIVPSLLFNLQSGERTESRSPSPLQASEKEKESPVELTERCFRELLGRAAYGNIKNAVTPVLMHLDNHSLWEGKTFAVRCFKIIMYSIQSQHSHLVIQQLLGHLDANSKNSATVRAGIVEVLLEAAAIAASGSVGPTVLEVFNTLLRQLRLSVDYELTGSYDGSTNIGTKIIKAHEERQLQEAVIRTIGSFANTLPTYQRSEVMLFIMGKIPVPGMHPVLPSSGSGPEGTRMIQVMLLKSLVQVTVGFQTTNMLTALPSSFLEPLLSFSLTEDPEIRLLVLQILLSLIDRHDNTPKFSDISIISDISVLKLKVDKCSRQDNLFMKKHGQQLYRHIYLGCKEQSSGRQHYESLFALLGLLSVELANEEVVVDLIRLAIALQDLALSTDEAMPVYNRCAVHALAAAYLNLICQLTTVPAFCQHIHEVIEVRQKESPYLLPEDVFVDNPKLPSALEKVEGDVLFLQSKITEVLGGSGYNTDRLATPYVPQYTDEDRLSKRKSIGETISLQVEVESRNSPEKEERTPAEEITFETLKNAIGTCTHLSTFVVFKVFMKH; via the exons ggGTTTGTGGTTGTTGCGGGGCGCTCAGGCCTCGGTACAAGAGACTGGTAGACAACATCTTCCCAGAAGACCCAGAG GATGGTCTGGTGAAGGCCAACATGGAGAAGCTGACATTCTACGCCCTGTCGGCTCCAGAGAAGCTCGACCGTATCGGAGCCTACCTGTCTGAGAGATTGTCAAGGGATGTGGCCCGACACAGATACGG GTATGTGTGCATAGCCATGGAAGCCCTGGACCAGCTGCTGATGGCCTGCCACTGTCAGAGCATCAACCTGTTTGTGGAGAGTTTCCTCAAGATGGTGCGCAAGCTGCTAGAGTCCGACAAACCCAGCCTGCAGATCCTAGGAACCAACTCT TTTGTGAAGTTCGCCAACATAGAAGAGGATACACCATCTTACCACCGCAGTTATGACTTCTTTGTGTCGCGCTTCAGTGAGATGTGCCACTCCAGCTTCGAGGACCCTGACATACGTACCAA GATCCGCATGGCAGGTATCAAGGGCCTGCAGGGCGTGGTGAGGAAGACTGTGAATGATGAGCTGCAGGCCAACATCTGGGACCCTCAACACATGGACAAGATCGTCCCCTCGCTGCTTTTCAACCTGCAGAGTGGAGAGCGCACAGAGAG CCGCTCCCCCTCTCCGCTGCAGGCGtcggagaaggagaaggaaagcCCGGTGGAGCTGACGGAGCGTTGCTTCAGGGAGCTGCTGGGACGTGCCGCCTATGGCAACATCAAGAACGCCGTCACGCCCGTGCTGAT GCACTTAGATAACCACTCTCTATGGGAGGGGAAGACCTTCGCAGTGCGTTGCTTCAAAATCATCATGTACTCCATCCAG TCCCAGCACTCTCACTTGGTAATCCAGCAGCTTCTCGGTCATCTGGATGCTAACAGCAAGAATTCAGCCACAGTGCGAGCTGGAATTGTGGAAGTTTTGCTAGAGGCAGCCGCCATCGCAGCCAGCGGATCTGTAG GTCCCACAGTGTTGGAGGTGTTTAACACGCTGCTGCGGCAGCTCCGTCTGAGCGTGGACTACGAGTTGACCGGCTCCTATGACGGCAGCACCAACATCGGCACCAAGATCATCAAAGCTCATGAGGAGAGGCAGCTGCAGGAGGCTGTCATCAGGACCATCG GGTCATTCGCCAACACTCTACCGACAtaccagaggtcagaggtcatgctCTTCATCATGGGCAAGATCCCTGTCCCTGGAATGCACCCAGTTCTGCCCTCCTCAGGCTCGGG ACCTGAGGGTACCAGGATGATTCAGGTTATGTTACTCAAGTCCTTGGTCCAG GTGACGGTCGGTTTCCAGACCACCAACATGCTGACAGCGTTGCCCAGCTCTTTCCTGGAGCCGCTGCTGTCCTTCTCTCTAACGGAGGATCCTGAGATTCGGCTGCTGGTGCTCCAGATCCTTCTCAGTCTCATCGACAGGCACGACAACACGCCAAAGTTCTCCGACATAAG CATCATCTCAGACATCTCTGTGCTCAAGCTCAAAGTTGACAAGTGCTCCAGACAGGACAACTTATTCATGAAAAAG CACGGCCAGCAGCTGTACCGACACATCTACTTGGGCTGTAAGGAGCAGAGCAGCGGTCGGCAGCACTACGAGTCCCTCTTCGCTCTGTTGGGTCTTCTCAGCGTGGAGCTGGCTAACGAAGAGGTGGTGGTGGATCTCATTCGCCTGGCAATCGCTTTGCAG GACCTGGCTCTGTCCACCGACGAGGCTATGCCTGTTTATAACCGCTGTGCTGTTCATGCCCTCGCCGCCGCCTACCTCAACCTCATCTGCCAACTCACCACCGTCCCAGCCTTCTGTCAGCACATACACGAG GTAATTGAggtgagacagaaagaaagtcCATACCTTTTGCCTGAGGATGTCTTCGTTGATAATCCCAA GCTGCCTTCTGCACTGGAGAAGGTAGAAGGGGATGTTTTGTTCCTCCAGTCGAAGATCACCGAGGTCCTCGGGGGTAGTGGTTATAACACAGATAGACTGGCTACGCCTTATGTCCCCCAGTATACTG ATGAGGACCGTCTGTCCAAGAGGAAGAGCATCGGAGAGACCATCTCactgcaggtggaggtggagtcCCGAAACAGTCCAGAGAAAGAGGAG AGGACACCAGCAGAGGAGATCACATTTGAAACCCTGAAAAATGCCATCGGTACGTGCACACACTTATCAACTTTTGTGGTTTTTAAAGTATTCATGAAACA TTGA
- the LOC119477274 gene encoding protein EFR3 homolog B isoform X1 → MEKLTFYALSAPEKLDRIGAYLSERLSRDVARHRYGYVCIAMEALDQLLMACHCQSINLFVESFLKMVRKLLESDKPSLQILGTNSFVKFANIEEDTPSYHRSYDFFVSRFSEMCHSSFEDPDIRTKIRMAGIKGLQGVVRKTVNDELQANIWDPQHMDKIVPSLLFNLQSGERTESRSPSPLQASEKEKESPVELTERCFRELLGRAAYGNIKNAVTPVLMHLDNHSLWEGKTFAVRCFKIIMYSIQSQHSHLVIQQLLGHLDANSKNSATVRAGIVEVLLEAAAIAASGSVGPTVLEVFNTLLRQLRLSVDYELTGSYDGSTNIGTKIIKAHEERQLQEAVIRTIGSFANTLPTYQRSEVMLFIMGKIPVPGMHPVLPSSGSGPEGTRMIQVMLLKSLVQVTVGFQTTNMLTALPSSFLEPLLSFSLTEDPEIRLLVLQILLSLIDRHDNTPKFSDISIISDISVLKLKVDKCSRQDNLFMKKHGQQLYRHIYLGCKEQSSGRQHYESLFALLGLLSVELANEEVVVDLIRLAIALQDLALSTDEAMPVYNRCAVHALAAAYLNLICQLTTVPAFCQHIHEVIEVRQKESPYLLPEDVFVDNPKLPSALEKVEGDVLFLQSKITEVLGGSGYNTDRLATPYVPQYTDEDRLSKRKSIGETISLQVEVESRNSPEKEERTPAEEITFETLKNAIVDSVGMEEQERERRRQVVEKFQKAPFEEIAAHCGARATLLQSKLNQIFEITIRPPPSPSGTISSGYGQSQSRSVPIYEMKFPDLCVY, encoded by the exons ATGGAGAAGCTGACATTCTACGCCCTGTCGGCTCCAGAGAAGCTCGACCGTATCGGAGCCTACCTGTCTGAGAGATTGTCAAGGGATGTGGCCCGACACAGATACGG GTATGTGTGCATAGCCATGGAAGCCCTGGACCAGCTGCTGATGGCCTGCCACTGTCAGAGCATCAACCTGTTTGTGGAGAGTTTCCTCAAGATGGTGCGCAAGCTGCTAGAGTCCGACAAACCCAGCCTGCAGATCCTAGGAACCAACTCT TTTGTGAAGTTCGCCAACATAGAAGAGGATACACCATCTTACCACCGCAGTTATGACTTCTTTGTGTCGCGCTTCAGTGAGATGTGCCACTCCAGCTTCGAGGACCCTGACATACGTACCAA GATCCGCATGGCAGGTATCAAGGGCCTGCAGGGCGTGGTGAGGAAGACTGTGAATGATGAGCTGCAGGCCAACATCTGGGACCCTCAACACATGGACAAGATCGTCCCCTCGCTGCTTTTCAACCTGCAGAGTGGAGAGCGCACAGAGAG CCGCTCCCCCTCTCCGCTGCAGGCGtcggagaaggagaaggaaagcCCGGTGGAGCTGACGGAGCGTTGCTTCAGGGAGCTGCTGGGACGTGCCGCCTATGGCAACATCAAGAACGCCGTCACGCCCGTGCTGAT GCACTTAGATAACCACTCTCTATGGGAGGGGAAGACCTTCGCAGTGCGTTGCTTCAAAATCATCATGTACTCCATCCAG TCCCAGCACTCTCACTTGGTAATCCAGCAGCTTCTCGGTCATCTGGATGCTAACAGCAAGAATTCAGCCACAGTGCGAGCTGGAATTGTGGAAGTTTTGCTAGAGGCAGCCGCCATCGCAGCCAGCGGATCTGTAG GTCCCACAGTGTTGGAGGTGTTTAACACGCTGCTGCGGCAGCTCCGTCTGAGCGTGGACTACGAGTTGACCGGCTCCTATGACGGCAGCACCAACATCGGCACCAAGATCATCAAAGCTCATGAGGAGAGGCAGCTGCAGGAGGCTGTCATCAGGACCATCG GGTCATTCGCCAACACTCTACCGACAtaccagaggtcagaggtcatgctCTTCATCATGGGCAAGATCCCTGTCCCTGGAATGCACCCAGTTCTGCCCTCCTCAGGCTCGGG ACCTGAGGGTACCAGGATGATTCAGGTTATGTTACTCAAGTCCTTGGTCCAG GTGACGGTCGGTTTCCAGACCACCAACATGCTGACAGCGTTGCCCAGCTCTTTCCTGGAGCCGCTGCTGTCCTTCTCTCTAACGGAGGATCCTGAGATTCGGCTGCTGGTGCTCCAGATCCTTCTCAGTCTCATCGACAGGCACGACAACACGCCAAAGTTCTCCGACATAAG CATCATCTCAGACATCTCTGTGCTCAAGCTCAAAGTTGACAAGTGCTCCAGACAGGACAACTTATTCATGAAAAAG CACGGCCAGCAGCTGTACCGACACATCTACTTGGGCTGTAAGGAGCAGAGCAGCGGTCGGCAGCACTACGAGTCCCTCTTCGCTCTGTTGGGTCTTCTCAGCGTGGAGCTGGCTAACGAAGAGGTGGTGGTGGATCTCATTCGCCTGGCAATCGCTTTGCAG GACCTGGCTCTGTCCACCGACGAGGCTATGCCTGTTTATAACCGCTGTGCTGTTCATGCCCTCGCCGCCGCCTACCTCAACCTCATCTGCCAACTCACCACCGTCCCAGCCTTCTGTCAGCACATACACGAG GTAATTGAggtgagacagaaagaaagtcCATACCTTTTGCCTGAGGATGTCTTCGTTGATAATCCCAA GCTGCCTTCTGCACTGGAGAAGGTAGAAGGGGATGTTTTGTTCCTCCAGTCGAAGATCACCGAGGTCCTCGGGGGTAGTGGTTATAACACAGATAGACTGGCTACGCCTTATGTCCCCCAGTATACTG ATGAGGACCGTCTGTCCAAGAGGAAGAGCATCGGAGAGACCATCTCactgcaggtggaggtggagtcCCGAAACAGTCCAGAGAAAGAGGAG AGGACACCAGCAGAGGAGATCACATTTGAAACCCTGAAAAATGCCATCG TGGACAGTGTTGGtatggaggagcaggagagggagcgGAGGAGACAAGTGGTGGAGAAGTTTCAGAAGGCCCCCTTCGAGGAGATAGCTGCCCACTGTGGTGCCAGG GCCACACTGCTGCAGAGCAAACTAAATCAGATCTTTGAGATTACAATCAG ACCACCGCCCAGCCCATCTGGAACCATCTCGTCAGGTTACGGCCAGAGCCAGAGTCGATCTGTGCCCATCTACGAGATGAAGTTTCCTGACCTCTGTGTGTATTAG
- the LOC119477298 gene encoding pro-opiomelanocortin-like isoform X1, whose translation MVCLSCLLVVVMTYVCLPGFGSVCWDNAICNDLSNQVKIRDCIRLCMSVIQTEFPQLSALALNVNDDNELLLSILLATLVSENKISESELRAHSDERRSYSMEHFRWGKPSGRKRRPVKVFASSLEGGGSSEGSFPPQARRQLSSNEDEAKEELIGGNQNQGSPTARVGSKSQLSMQERKDGTYRMSHFRWGSPPASKRNGFMKQRAKKSQGQLAKLFRNIIVKDVQRIMG comes from the exons ATGGTGTGTCTGTCTTGTTTGTTAGTGGTGGTTATGACATATGTGTGCCTCCCCGGGTTTGGGTCGGTGTGCTGGGACAACGCCATCTGCAACGACCTGAGCAACCAGGTAAAGATAAGG GACTGCATTCGCCTCTGCATGTCGGTGATCCAGACCGAATTCCCACAGCTCAGTGCGTTGGCCCTGAAtgttaatgatgataatgagcTCTTACTCAGCATCCTTCTGGCCACCTTGGTGTCTGAAAACAAGATATCAGAGTCAGAACTGAGAGCCCACAGCGACGAGCGACGCTCCTATTCAATGGAGCATTTTCGATGGGGCAAACCTTCTGGCCGTAAACGGCGGCCTGTGAAGGTTTTCGCCTCTTCTCTGGAGGGAGGGGGCTCTTCTGAGGGCAGTTTCCCCCCTCAAGCTCGCAGGCAGCTGAGCAGCAACGAGGATGAAGCGAAGGAGGAGCTGATTGGAGGAAATCAAAACCAGGGATCGCCAACAGCAAGGGTCGGCTCCAAGTCACAGTTGAGCATGCAGGAGAGAAAAGATGGAACCTATCGGATGAGTCACTTCAGATGGGGGAGCCCACCTGCCTCTAAACGTAATGGCTTTATGAAACAGCGGGCAAAGAAATCTCAGGGGCAGCTGGCCAAACTCTTCAGGAACATTATAGTCAAGGATGTGCAGAGGATAATGGGCTGA
- the LOC119477298 gene encoding pro-opiomelanocortin-like isoform X2 has translation MVCLSCLLVVVMTYVCLPGFGSVCWDNAICNDLSNQDCIRLCMSVIQTEFPQLSALALNVNDDNELLLSILLATLVSENKISESELRAHSDERRSYSMEHFRWGKPSGRKRRPVKVFASSLEGGGSSEGSFPPQARRQLSSNEDEAKEELIGGNQNQGSPTARVGSKSQLSMQERKDGTYRMSHFRWGSPPASKRNGFMKQRAKKSQGQLAKLFRNIIVKDVQRIMG, from the exons ATGGTGTGTCTGTCTTGTTTGTTAGTGGTGGTTATGACATATGTGTGCCTCCCCGGGTTTGGGTCGGTGTGCTGGGACAACGCCATCTGCAACGACCTGAGCAACCAG GACTGCATTCGCCTCTGCATGTCGGTGATCCAGACCGAATTCCCACAGCTCAGTGCGTTGGCCCTGAAtgttaatgatgataatgagcTCTTACTCAGCATCCTTCTGGCCACCTTGGTGTCTGAAAACAAGATATCAGAGTCAGAACTGAGAGCCCACAGCGACGAGCGACGCTCCTATTCAATGGAGCATTTTCGATGGGGCAAACCTTCTGGCCGTAAACGGCGGCCTGTGAAGGTTTTCGCCTCTTCTCTGGAGGGAGGGGGCTCTTCTGAGGGCAGTTTCCCCCCTCAAGCTCGCAGGCAGCTGAGCAGCAACGAGGATGAAGCGAAGGAGGAGCTGATTGGAGGAAATCAAAACCAGGGATCGCCAACAGCAAGGGTCGGCTCCAAGTCACAGTTGAGCATGCAGGAGAGAAAAGATGGAACCTATCGGATGAGTCACTTCAGATGGGGGAGCCCACCTGCCTCTAAACGTAATGGCTTTATGAAACAGCGGGCAAAGAAATCTCAGGGGCAGCTGGCCAAACTCTTCAGGAACATTATAGTCAAGGATGTGCAGAGGATAATGGGCTGA